The following are encoded together in the Pseudodesulfovibrio indicus genome:
- a CDS encoding DNA-3-methyladenine glycosylase I, translating into MAEFDSYCAFCAARPEDDVDRLYHDTRYGFPVTDDDELFALLVLEINQAGLSWRTILNKEKNFRKAYSGFRIEAVARYGESDRARLLADAGIIRNRLKVNAAIHNANAILAIQASHGSFKNWLDAHHPLKKEDWVKLFKKHFKFVGGEIVNEFLMSSGYLRGAHVESCPVHAKVLLAGPAWAAKE; encoded by the coding sequence ATGGCCGAATTCGATTCTTACTGCGCCTTCTGCGCCGCCCGGCCCGAAGACGACGTGGATCGCCTGTACCACGACACCCGGTACGGGTTCCCGGTCACGGACGACGACGAGCTGTTCGCCCTGCTGGTCCTCGAGATCAACCAGGCGGGCCTGAGCTGGCGGACGATCCTCAATAAAGAGAAGAACTTCCGCAAGGCGTACTCCGGCTTCCGGATCGAGGCCGTGGCCCGGTACGGCGAATCGGACAGGGCCCGGCTCCTGGCCGATGCGGGCATCATCCGCAACAGGCTCAAGGTCAACGCCGCCATCCACAACGCCAATGCGATCCTGGCCATCCAGGCATCGCACGGCTCCTTCAAGAACTGGCTCGACGCCCACCATCCCCTGAAAAAGGAGGACTGGGTCAAGCTGTTCAAAAAACACTTCAAGTTCGTGGGAGGTGAAATCGTGAACGAATTTCTCATGAGTTCCGGCTACCTGCGTGGGGCCCATGTGGAGTCCTGCCCGGTCCACGCCAAGGTCCTCCTGGCGGGCCCCGCCTGGGCCGCGAAAGAATAA